One genomic region from Leptolyngbyaceae cyanobacterium JSC-12 encodes:
- a CDS encoding Protein of unknown function (DUF1822) (IMG reference gene:2510094666~PFAM: Protein of unknown function (DUF1822)), with the protein MTHDIYEFALPLPITQGARQIAQGFANQQPTPTKAEQVRLNTLAVLVTQDYMQLMDIPTNLSAGDSWNPVMRTCTDVADLELPGVGRLECRPVKPNEERCQVPAETWEDRIGYVVVQLDESSQAAQILGFVPAATDEELSLSDLRSPEELLEHLDALRSSPVERTLTNLSTWLQNTLQSGQQAIAAGWQAVEQVLTPSELSHAYAFRRNSVRRAKRIMLGDQAIALVVDMQAETAEQIAIRLQLHPVDNHPNLPPGLQMAILDDTGNVVIDATATGNEDFLELQIDGASGEVFHLQMRLNSFQDTQAFVI; encoded by the coding sequence ATGACACACGATATCTATGAGTTCGCTTTGCCCCTCCCAATTACTCAAGGGGCACGCCAAATTGCCCAGGGGTTTGCGAATCAACAACCTACTCCAACCAAAGCGGAACAGGTGCGGTTGAATACCCTGGCGGTTTTGGTGACTCAGGACTATATGCAGCTAATGGATATTCCTACGAATCTGTCTGCAGGCGATAGCTGGAATCCCGTTATGCGAACCTGCACCGATGTTGCCGATCTGGAGTTGCCAGGGGTAGGACGCCTGGAGTGTCGTCCAGTGAAACCAAACGAGGAACGGTGTCAGGTTCCGGCAGAAACCTGGGAAGACCGGATTGGATATGTGGTGGTGCAGCTGGATGAGTCCTCTCAGGCAGCGCAGATTCTTGGTTTTGTCCCTGCTGCAACGGATGAAGAACTGTCGTTGAGCGACTTGCGATCGCCGGAAGAACTGCTGGAGCACCTGGATGCTCTGCGCTCCTCCCCTGTTGAACGCACGCTGACCAATCTCAGCACCTGGTTGCAAAATACGCTCCAAAGTGGACAGCAGGCGATCGCAGCAGGCTGGCAAGCTGTTGAGCAAGTGTTGACACCGTCTGAACTCAGTCATGCTTATGCTTTTCGACGTAACTCAGTGCGGCGGGCTAAGCGAATTATGCTGGGAGATCAAGCCATTGCCTTAGTTGTAGATATGCAGGCTGAAACCGCCGAGCAAATCGCAATTCGGCTCCAACTTCATCCTGTAGATAATCACCCCAACTTGCCGCCAGGATTACAGATGGCAATTTTGGATGATACCGGTAATGTGGTCATCGATGCGACGGCAACGGGTAACGAAGATTTTCTAGAATTGCAGATTGATGGAGCCTCAGGAGAGGTATTTCATTTGCAAATGCGCCTGAATTCTTTTCAGGATACTCAAGCGTTTGTCATCTAA
- a CDS encoding hypothetical protein (IMG reference gene:2510094667) yields MSDFDIQLREWVTEACRHPPGSSARQRYLTKVIRAVSNKLWRESVAYYQDALQQTWVYFCKNICSAYNPDLGSVATWLNAYLKRRLQDFYIDTQKRRKKEISSWQDKDGEVVDITEGLADERGDVEPVWEKVKAWAQHDPDGELRRLHIEGHPEVTCQVLILRRLLSESSWKALSEEYGIAIPTLSSFYRRQCMPRLRKFGESEGYITS; encoded by the coding sequence ATGAGCGATTTCGATATCCAGTTGCGCGAGTGGGTCACCGAAGCATGTCGCCATCCACCTGGTAGTTCTGCACGGCAACGCTATCTCACAAAAGTAATTCGTGCTGTTTCTAACAAGCTTTGGCGGGAGAGCGTTGCTTATTATCAAGATGCCTTGCAGCAAACCTGGGTTTACTTTTGCAAGAATATTTGTAGCGCTTACAATCCTGATCTCGGCAGCGTGGCAACCTGGCTAAATGCTTATCTTAAGCGTCGCCTACAAGACTTTTATATTGATACGCAAAAACGCCGCAAAAAGGAAATCTCGTCCTGGCAAGACAAAGATGGTGAGGTCGTAGACATTACTGAAGGGCTAGCTGATGAACGAGGAGACGTAGAACCTGTTTGGGAGAAGGTGAAGGCCTGGGCGCAGCACGATCCGGACGGGGAATTACGGCGGTTGCATATTGAGGGGCATCCTGAAGTGACCTGTCAGGTGTTAATTTTGCGGCGGCTGCTCTCAGAATCCAGTTGGAAAGCACTGTCTGAAGAATACGGTATTGCCATTCCGACTCTCAGCAGTTTTTATCGCCGACAATGTATGCCACGATTGCGTAAGTTTGGTGAGTCCGAGGGATATATTACTAGCTAA
- a CDS encoding hypothetical protein (IMG reference gene:2510094668), whose protein sequence is MKQFAEVMLGVGLLGGVPPAIAAEWESVTQNVVGDRFLIDQSSIQRKADAVFYWEYREFPQPNNAFLEESVDKPVHGVVLNWSANCTSKTQRLRQITAYDKERKVIKRFSYGENGALFQPRAGSSASTVLNYVCDR, encoded by the coding sequence ATGAAGCAATTTGCAGAAGTGATGTTGGGGGTTGGGCTGTTGGGGGGGGTGCCGCCTGCGATCGCTGCAGAGTGGGAAAGCGTGACGCAGAATGTTGTGGGCGATCGCTTTTTGATTGATCAAAGCTCTATTCAGCGCAAGGCAGATGCAGTGTTTTATTGGGAGTATCGCGAGTTTCCTCAGCCTAACAACGCATTCTTAGAAGAATCGGTTGATAAACCTGTGCATGGAGTTGTGCTCAACTGGTCAGCCAACTGCACTAGTAAAACTCAGCGGCTGCGCCAGATCACAGCTTACGACAAAGAACGCAAAGTGATTAAACGCTTTAGCTACGGCGAAAATGGTGCACTGTTTCAGCCCAGAGCAGGCAGTAGCGCTAGTACTGTTCTGAACTATGTCTGCGATCGCTAA
- a CDS encoding hypothetical protein (IMG reference gene:2510094669) gives MVIRFREFILTVGFTVGLGIVSVPAQLQYGQFGLFSAIAQTPSSAPSSTSPSKSSTFYDRYMQAGYAATNRRDYATALIYFKRALDERPEDIYATQAIRNVENYLGKSSPSPTPTPSPTSPAATSSKPAPTVTTLKAVPSTKPTVPNPTATAPNPPTKSAPTPSNTAPKPSTKLVPPKAPPATATVPAAKAPAAVVVIPSAPPSDAFNEQRAVALINRWLQAKTEVFAPPYDQQQVVDLTTGELLAALVKPDGVLNWLKSNRAYFRYGVQNVDSIERFVVARDRATIEVNVTEDRTLYRSGMIDPNQTDFSSQRVRFTFMSDNGVWKIADYKTVNGLLLERSILEAASLAR, from the coding sequence ATGGTGATACGTTTTCGTGAATTCATTCTGACCGTTGGATTTACGGTTGGGCTTGGCATCGTCTCTGTTCCAGCACAACTTCAGTATGGGCAGTTCGGTTTATTCTCTGCGATCGCTCAAACGCCATCTTCCGCACCTTCCTCCACCTCCCCTAGTAAAAGTTCAACCTTTTACGATCGCTATATGCAAGCTGGGTACGCTGCTACTAACCGCCGCGACTATGCAACTGCCCTGATCTACTTCAAACGCGCTCTCGACGAACGCCCCGAAGATATCTATGCCACTCAGGCTATCCGCAACGTCGAAAACTACCTGGGAAAATCCTCCCCATCTCCCACCCCTACTCCATCTCCTACATCGCCTGCTGCCACCAGCTCTAAACCTGCTCCTACTGTCACTACTCTCAAAGCTGTTCCGTCAACCAAACCAACTGTTCCCAACCCGACTGCTACTGCTCCCAATCCACCAACAAAATCGGCTCCTACCCCCAGTAATACCGCTCCCAAGCCCTCCACGAAGCTGGTTCCACCCAAAGCACCTCCCGCCACAGCGACGGTTCCTGCTGCCAAAGCTCCTGCTGCGGTTGTGGTTATTCCTTCTGCCCCGCCCTCCGATGCGTTTAATGAACAACGAGCTGTTGCGCTGATTAATCGCTGGTTGCAAGCTAAAACGGAAGTCTTTGCCCCACCTTATGACCAGCAGCAGGTTGTTGATCTGACAACGGGAGAATTACTTGCGGCGTTGGTCAAGCCAGATGGTGTGCTGAATTGGCTGAAAAGCAACCGGGCATATTTTCGATACGGAGTACAAAATGTGGATTCGATTGAGCGGTTTGTCGTTGCCCGCGATCGCGCCACCATTGAAGTAAATGTCACAGAAGATCGCACTCTCTATCGTAGTGGCATGATCGACCCCAATCAAACCGACTTTTCCAGCCAACGAGTGCGATTCACCTTCATGTCAGATAATGGCGTTTGGAAGATTGCCGATTATAAAACCGTGAATGGTCTGTTGCTAGAGCGCTCAATTTTGGAAGCAGCCAGTTTAGCCAGATAA
- a CDS encoding response regulator containing a CheY-like receiver domain and an HTH DNA-binding domain (IMG reference gene:2510094670~PFAM: Response regulator receiver domain; Protein of unknown function (DUF3685)), which yields MISQSPATLNVMLIDSDSQFRQELADRLAPYSDVQLVLEADSDRAALRGLQQWFDQHPTETMGKIPLDLIILSLDLPPDTAIAIALCRDLRRQYPNLPILTISTVADPVLLSAAFQAGALGYCRKDTVIADLVLAMRQVAAGYPFWVQGMESVAQAFASATTSQPMVDAPSLLGRVRRNLRQSGLAQIDAAIAQINAQLADPNLTLLDQLFLTGRRRELRASRWLIKRLLTTSEERSGFSSAVPPVASSPLTSPLPVSPLPPRVAPPAEAPIEPIVLQPESTALRNIQASLFDTTFAKLQLGVRNLTDVPLEIDILREDRKRELLTLVLRKLEEVLAELRFSQMEFTQLANKQSLILEDVWRATTTDFFGRYYTLPLGDSPSDRLMQPPVEMVSVLLQDSDVVQAEILSKIPMVTDFLAHLLFQVPLMVDETTYAVGTVEAMTRMEALLQNLIIQVGNAVIQPLLNRFGNVVAVKQNFYDRRLLSTREIERFRNNLSWKYRINRYFKEPTAIFESRYNLFVFGELGIVKTSVYSPRNQELDELSGVGLAVTLALEARDAIAPRLRSAISFVGSGVVYILTEVIGRGIGLIGRGIIKGVGNVVQDTKFSRNTQRWR from the coding sequence ATGATCTCCCAATCTCCCGCTACCCTCAATGTCATGCTCATTGATAGCGATTCCCAATTTCGACAGGAACTCGCAGACCGTCTTGCACCCTACTCAGATGTGCAACTTGTGTTAGAAGCAGATTCGGATAGGGCGGCATTGCGGGGGCTGCAGCAATGGTTTGATCAGCATCCGACTGAAACCATGGGCAAAATTCCGCTCGACCTCATCATCTTGAGCCTGGACTTGCCTCCCGATACAGCGATTGCGATCGCTCTCTGCCGCGATCTGCGTCGCCAGTATCCCAATTTACCGATTCTGACCATTAGTACTGTGGCAGATCCCGTGTTGTTATCTGCGGCATTTCAAGCTGGTGCCCTGGGCTACTGTCGCAAAGATACAGTCATTGCTGACCTAGTGTTGGCTATGCGGCAAGTGGCTGCGGGATATCCCTTCTGGGTGCAGGGCATGGAGTCGGTGGCTCAAGCTTTTGCCTCTGCCACAACCTCTCAGCCAATGGTTGATGCTCCCAGCCTCTTGGGACGGGTGCGACGGAACTTGCGGCAATCGGGATTGGCACAGATTGATGCCGCGATCGCCCAAATTAACGCCCAATTAGCCGACCCCAACCTCACTCTGCTTGATCAACTGTTCCTCACAGGTCGCCGTCGCGAACTCCGAGCCTCTCGCTGGCTTATTAAGCGCCTGCTTACTACCTCCGAAGAACGTTCAGGATTCTCATCTGCCGTGCCTCCTGTCGCATCATCCCCCCTGACCTCTCCGCTCCCTGTCTCTCCTTTACCACCGCGCGTTGCTCCCCCAGCGGAGGCTCCCATTGAACCGATTGTTCTCCAGCCCGAAAGCACTGCCCTGCGTAACATCCAGGCTTCTCTGTTTGATACCACTTTTGCCAAACTCCAGCTTGGGGTGCGGAATCTGACAGATGTTCCATTAGAGATTGATATTTTGCGGGAAGACCGCAAGCGTGAGCTGCTGACCCTTGTTTTACGCAAGCTAGAAGAGGTGTTGGCGGAGTTGCGCTTTTCCCAGATGGAATTTACCCAGCTTGCCAACAAACAATCGCTGATTCTTGAGGATGTGTGGCGGGCAACGACGACTGATTTCTTTGGACGCTACTACACGCTGCCTCTGGGGGATTCTCCCAGCGATCGCCTGATGCAACCGCCCGTTGAAATGGTGAGTGTACTCTTGCAGGATAGCGATGTGGTGCAGGCAGAAATCTTAAGCAAAATTCCGATGGTGACAGATTTCCTGGCTCATCTGCTGTTTCAGGTGCCGCTGATGGTGGATGAGACGACTTACGCAGTAGGCACGGTAGAAGCGATGACTCGAATGGAAGCCCTGCTGCAAAATTTAATAATTCAGGTGGGGAATGCTGTGATTCAACCCCTGCTGAATCGCTTTGGTAATGTGGTGGCAGTAAAGCAGAATTTCTACGATCGCCGTCTGTTGTCTACCCGCGAAATCGAACGATTCCGTAACAATCTTTCCTGGAAATACCGCATTAATCGCTACTTTAAGGAACCTACCGCAATTTTTGAAAGTCGCTACAATTTATTCGTATTCGGCGAGTTGGGAATTGTCAAAACCTCCGTTTACTCGCCTCGCAACCAGGAGTTAGATGAACTATCAGGAGTGGGTTTGGCAGTTACCCTTGCGCTCGAAGCCCGCGACGCGATCGCCCCTCGCCTACGGTCTGCCATTTCCTTTGTTGGCAGTGGGGTTGTTTATATTCTGACAGAGGTGATTGGGCGCGGTATCGGATTGATTGGGCGTGGCATTATCAAAGGAGTAGGAAACGTCGTTCAAGATACAAAATTTAGCCGTAACACCCAGCGATGGCGTTAG
- a CDS encoding putative membrane protein (IMG reference gene:2510094671~PFAM: Dolichyl-phosphate-mannose-protein mannosyltransferase) has translation MHVVLLLIWVVIATFLRFTNLADKPLWTDEFSTLVFSLGNSFLTVPLDQGLTLHELLQPLQPNPQATIVFVVQRLFSESNHPPLYFMLSHLWLRLFPPENGFVSVWAARSLSVFFGILAVPATFGLSWLAFRSRIASHLAAAFMAFSPFGVYLAQEARHYTLAVLWILASLSCLVLVAQFIQTSRRIPFWLCFLWITVNGLGIATHYFVLLTLLAQAIALLLWLYFPPFPPLPTFTHLPRLLLIATGTLAAALVWLPILLSIRGTELTRWLQAGEFDKSTWIDQLLRFAAGLITMLYLLPIQAVPLPVAIASGVLLLLLICGTVPMLLRGWKKQAQLSENRSMLVLLGSFVGVAIALSLLLTFGFGVNFASVFRYQFFYFPAVIVLVGAALAAVHRQKLEARSHRANGWGQWQFLYPGDWLSWYGKWAIALVLLFSFLGGITVAMDWGYQRTHRPDKVAAAIHQVFESPALVAIPHKTHGHTGRLMGIAWELQRLSITKAKQTMFLLAHVPEQDPQPAIAALQRTVQALPRPLDVWRVNFRSQTNPLSHAALSQAGCLSASKLLSVDGYRYQKYECRE, from the coding sequence ATGCATGTTGTTTTGCTTTTAATCTGGGTAGTGATCGCGACCTTCCTGCGATTCACCAATCTTGCCGATAAGCCTTTATGGACTGATGAATTTTCTACATTGGTTTTTAGCCTGGGAAATAGTTTTTTGACAGTCCCACTAGATCAAGGACTAACCCTTCATGAATTATTGCAACCACTCCAGCCCAACCCCCAGGCAACCATAGTCTTTGTTGTCCAGCGATTGTTCAGCGAAAGTAATCACCCGCCACTTTACTTCATGCTGTCCCATCTCTGGTTACGGCTGTTCCCGCCTGAAAATGGATTTGTATCTGTATGGGCAGCGCGATCGCTGTCGGTGTTCTTTGGCATCTTGGCTGTACCTGCGACATTTGGACTCAGTTGGCTGGCGTTTCGCTCTCGCATTGCAAGTCATCTGGCAGCCGCATTCATGGCATTTTCTCCGTTTGGCGTTTACCTGGCGCAAGAAGCACGGCACTATACCTTAGCAGTCTTGTGGATTCTGGCATCCCTCAGTTGTTTGGTGTTGGTTGCTCAATTCATTCAAACAAGTCGGCGAATTCCCTTTTGGCTCTGCTTCCTGTGGATTACGGTTAATGGACTGGGCATCGCCACCCACTATTTCGTTCTACTCACTCTTCTCGCCCAAGCGATCGCCCTCCTCCTCTGGCTCTATTTCCCACCGTTTCCTCCCTTACCCACCTTCACTCACCTTCCCCGCCTTTTGCTCATCGCCACTGGCACCCTTGCCGCTGCCCTAGTCTGGTTACCCATTTTACTTAGCATCCGAGGCACCGAACTAACTCGTTGGCTTCAGGCAGGCGAGTTTGACAAATCAACCTGGATTGATCAACTGCTACGCTTTGCCGCAGGGCTAATTACCATGCTTTACCTGTTACCCATTCAAGCCGTGCCCTTACCTGTGGCGATTGCCTCTGGCGTATTGCTGCTTCTGCTCATTTGCGGAACTGTACCCATGTTGCTGCGAGGCTGGAAAAAACAAGCTCAACTGTCAGAAAATCGCTCAATGTTGGTGTTATTAGGTAGTTTTGTGGGAGTTGCGATCGCACTTTCCCTGCTACTGACCTTTGGCTTTGGGGTTAATTTTGCCAGCGTGTTTCGCTACCAGTTCTTCTATTTTCCAGCAGTGATTGTGCTGGTTGGGGCAGCACTGGCAGCAGTCCACAGACAAAAACTGGAAGCTAGAAGCCACAGGGCAAACGGCTGGGGGCAATGGCAGTTTTTATATCCGGGTGACTGGTTGAGTTGGTATGGCAAATGGGCGATCGCACTTGTTCTGCTGTTCAGCTTCCTGGGTGGCATCACAGTGGCGATGGACTGGGGCTACCAGCGAACTCACCGACCTGACAAAGTAGCAGCAGCCATTCATCAGGTATTTGAATCTCCAGCTCTGGTTGCCATTCCGCACAAAACCCACGGACATACAGGACGCTTGATGGGTATTGCCTGGGAGTTGCAGCGATTAAGCATAACAAAGGCAAAGCAAACAATGTTTCTCCTGGCGCATGTTCCAGAGCAAGATCCTCAGCCTGCGATCGCGGCACTTCAACGCACAGTGCAAGCCCTCCCACGTCCATTAGATGTTTGGCGCGTGAATTTTCGCAGTCAGACAAATCCCCTTTCTCATGCAGCATTGTCTCAAGCAGGTTGCCTTTCAGCCTCAAAACTGCTCTCAGTAGATGGTTATCGCTACCAGAAATATGAATGTAGGGAGTAG
- a CDS encoding RNA polymerase sigma factor, sigma-70 family (IMG reference gene:2510094673~PFAM: Sigma-70, region 4; Sigma-70 region 2~TIGRFAM: RNA polymerase sigma factor, sigma-70 family) yields MEPLSLDDASLLARIANRDQAALSELYNRYACIIYSLAFRSLRSIEESEEVVLEVFAQVWRIADRYTSTKSRADTWLFMLARSRVLDRVRKQQCYTSSLLTVTNLSDIQIASPIESPIEEAMISERRDRVLSVLKTLPEEQRLVIELAYYQGLTQSQIAAQTGMSLGTVKTRIRLGLSKLKTGLQEDD; encoded by the coding sequence ATGGAGCCGCTATCCCTGGATGATGCCTCACTGCTTGCCAGAATTGCCAATCGTGACCAAGCCGCGCTTTCTGAGCTATACAATCGCTATGCGTGTATTATCTACTCTCTGGCATTCAGGAGTTTGAGGTCGATCGAAGAAAGTGAAGAAGTGGTTCTGGAAGTATTTGCCCAGGTTTGGCGCATTGCTGATCGCTACACTAGTACAAAAAGTAGAGCAGACACTTGGCTGTTTATGTTAGCTCGCAGCCGAGTATTGGATCGGGTGCGCAAACAGCAATGTTACACCTCATCATTGCTCACTGTTACGAATCTTTCAGATATCCAGATTGCATCGCCCATCGAGTCTCCGATTGAGGAAGCCATGATTTCTGAACGGCGCGATCGCGTCTTGTCAGTGCTGAAGACGCTTCCTGAAGAACAACGCCTCGTGATTGAGCTTGCTTACTACCAGGGGTTAACTCAAAGCCAGATTGCTGCTCAAACGGGTATGTCGTTAGGGACAGTGAAAACTAGAATTCGCTTGGGTTTAAGCAAGCTAAAAACTGGATTGCAAGAAGATGACTAA